A single Oryza brachyantha chromosome 8, ObraRS2, whole genome shotgun sequence DNA region contains:
- the LOC102713656 gene encoding threonine--tRNA ligase, mitochondrial 1, with translation MLVCLRRGLSLLRQRPPRSLPPPARPRPRSTPARLGSLRHLSVAAMGENSAAEKGKEAKGKAAAASAPTFEPDVPYLEAVTAKRIRMFEEIQAKQALERLSIGGEPIKVTLPDGAVKECKKWISTPMDIAKEISTGLAAGCLIAQVNGTLWDMTRPLEGDCELKLFKFDSNEGRDTFWHSSAHILGESLERAYGCKLCIGPCTTRGEGFYYDAFYNDTTLNETHFGIIDAQAQKAVAEKQPFERIEVSRAEALEMFAENKFKVEIINELPEDKTITVYRCGPLVDLCRGPHIPNTSFVKAFACLKASSSYWRGKADRESLQRVYGISFPDSKRLKEYKHLLEEAKKRDHRLLGQSQDLFFFHPLSPGSCFFLPNGAIIYNKLMDFLRKQYRDRGYQEVLSPNIYNMQLWETSGHAANYKENMFVFEIEKQEFGLKPMNCPGHCLMFEHRVRSYRELPLRMADFGVLHRNELSGALTGLTRVRRFQQDDAHIFCRESQIKDEVRGVLEFIDYVYEIFGFKYELELSTRPEKYLGDIETWNKAEQQLTEALNEFGKPWQINEGDGAFYGPKIDIGVFDALKRKFQCATLQLDFQLPLRFKLTYSAEDEAKLERPVMIHRAILGSVERMFAILLEHYNGKWPLWLSPRQAIVCSISSNSVEYAKQVRARIHEAGFHVAIDETDRTIQKKVREAQLAQFNYILVVGAQEAETGQVSVRVRDKAELATVSIDDIITRFKEEVAAYK, from the exons aTGCTCGTCTGCCTCCGGCGAGGCCTCTCGCTCCTCCGGCAGCGCCCGCCCCGTTCCCTcccccctcccgcgcgcccgcgcccgcgcagcACCCCAGCCCGCCTCGGCTCCCTCCGCCACCTCTCCGTCGCGGCGATGGGGGAGAACTCCGCCGCCGAGAAGGGGAAGGAAGCGaaggggaaggcggcggccgcctcggccccgACCTTCGAGCCCGACGTCCCCTACCTcgaggcggtgacggcgaagcGGATCCGCATGTTCGAGGAGATCCAAGCCAAGCAGGCCCTCGAGCGCCTCAGCATCGGCGGCGAGCCCATCAA GGTAACTTTGCCAGATGGCGCAGTGAAGGAATGCAAGAAATGGATATCAACCCCTATGGATATTGCTAAGGAGATATCAACTGGATTAGCGGCTGGCTGTTTGATAGCTCAGGTGAATGGAACACTGTGGGATATGACCAGGCCACTGGAAGGTGATTGCGAATTGAAGTTGTTCAAATTTGATAGCAATGAAGGCCGTGACACCTTCTGGCACTCAAGTGCTCATATTCTTGGAGAA TCTCTTGAGAGGGCATATGGCTGCAAATTGTGCATTGGACCTTGTACTACAAGAGGGGAG GGTTTCTATTATGATGCCTTCTACAATGACACAACATTGAATGAGACACATTTTGGTATCATTGATGCCCAAGCTCAGAAAGCTGTTGCG GAAAAGCAACCATTTGAACGCATTGAGGTCTCCAGGGCAGAAGCCCTTGAAATGTttgcagaaaataaatttaag GTTGAAATCATTAATGAATTGCCTGAGGACAAGACCATTACAGTATACAGATGTGGTCCTTTAGTTGACCTTTGCCGTGGGCCACACATTCCCAACACTTCCTTTGTTAAAGCTTTTGCCTGCCTCAAG GCATCATCATCCTATTGGAGGGGAAAAGCAGACCGTGAGAGCCTGCAGAGAGTATATGGAATTTCTTTTCCTGATTCAAAACGTCTCAAG GAATACAAACATCTGCTAGAAGAGGCTAAGAAACGTGATCATAGGCTCTTAGGACAGTCTCAGGATCTCTTCTTTTTCCATCCACTTAG TCCAGGAAGCTGTTTCTTCCTTCCAAATGGTGCTATAATATACAACAAATTGATGGATTTCTTGCGAAAACAGTACAGAGATAGAGGATATCAAGAG GTTTTGAGCCCGAATATTTACAATATGCAACTCTGGGAAACTTCTGGACATGCTGCAAACTACAAGGAGAATATGTTTGTTTTTGAG ATTGAGAAACAGGAATTTGGTCTAAAGCCAATGAATTGTCCTGGCCATTGCCTAATGTTTGAGCACAGGGTTCGTTCGTACAGAG AATTACCCCTCCGGATGGCTGATTTTGGAGTCCTTCACAGAAATGAGCTTAGTGGTGCACTTACAGGTTTGACACGTGTTAGAAGATTCCAGCAG GATGATGCCCATATTTTTTGCCGAGAAAGCCAA ATCAAGGATGAAGTTAGGGGTGTTCTAGAGTTCATCGATTATGTGTACGAGATATTTggatttaaatatgaattggagctatCAACg agaCCAGAGAAGTACTTAGGTGATATTGAAACCTGGAACAAAGCAGAACAACAGCTGACAGAAGCCTTAAATGAGTTTGGGAAGCCATGGCAG ATCAATGAAGGCGATGGCGCCTTCTATGGTCCAAAAATTGACATTGGAGTGTTTGATGCCCTCAAGAGGAAATTTCAGTGTGCAACTCTACAG CTAGATTTCCAGTTGCCGCTTCGCTTCAAGCTAACTTACTCTGCAGAGGATGAGGCTAAACTGGAGAGGCCAGTGATGATCCACAGAGCAATCCTAGGTTCTGTCGAAAGGATGTTTGCCATTCTTCTGGAGCATTACAATGGTAAATGGCCCTTGTGGTTGAGTCCTCGCCAAGCCATTGTTTGCTCCATATCTTCCAATTCAGTGGAATACGCTAAACAG GTCCGGGCTAGGATACATGAAGCTGGTTTTCATGTTGCCATCGATGAGACGGACAGGACAATACAAAAGAAG GTACGGGAGGCTCAGTTAGCCCAATTCAACTATATTCTTGTCGTTGGTGCACAGGAGGCTGAGACTGGACAG GTCAGCGTCAGGGTAAGGGACAAAGCTGAACTAGCAACAGTGAGCATTGATGACATCATCACACGTTTTAAGGAGGAAGTAGCAGCTTACAAATGA